In one Grus americana isolate bGruAme1 chromosome 1, bGruAme1.mat, whole genome shotgun sequence genomic region, the following are encoded:
- the LOC129201428 gene encoding olfactory receptor 2AT4: MESCSSNASTKVFFLVGFPALQDFQIPLFIVFLLFYLLILVGNAIIIAVVVVDHTLHKPMYFFLINLSVLDVLFTTTTIPKMLAMFLANAKTISFRACFLQMYSFHGLTVTEALLLVVMAYDRYEAICNPLRYQAKMTRRVNIQLAASAWITALLIPVPVIMQTSRLAYGDTTRVHHCFCDHLAVVQAACRDFSADFQTFLGFSIAMTVSVIPLLLVAVSYVHIILSVLKINSKEGRMKAFSTCTSHLLVVGTYYSSIVVAYMSYRADIPVDVHVMSNVVFSILTPLLNPIIYTLRNKEVKSAVKKSVFL, from the coding sequence AtggaaagctgcagcagcaatgcTTCCACTAAAGTCTTCTTCTTGGTGGGGTTTCCAGCTCTCCAGGATTTCCAGATTCCCCTCTTCATTGTGTTCTTGCTATTCTACCTGCTGATCCTGGTTGGTAATGCCATTATCATTGCCGTGGTTGTGGTCGACCATACACTCCACAAACCCATGTACTTTTTCCTCATTAACCTCTCCGTGTTAGACGTGCTGTTCACAACCACCACCATCCCCAAAATGTTGGCGATGTTCCTGGCCAATGCTAAAACCATCTCATTTCGGGCCTGTTTTCTGCAGATGTACAGTTTTCACGGGTTGACGGTAACAGAGGCGCTTCTCCTGGTGGTCATGGCTTACGACCGCTACGAAGCCATCTGCAACCCCCTCCGTTACCAGGCCAAGATGACGAGAAGAGTGAACATCCAGCTGGCAGCGAGCGCCTGGATCACTGCGCTGCTAATACCCGTGCCCGTCATCATGCAGACCTCTCGGCTAGCTTACGGGGACACAACCAGGGTTCACCACTGCTTTTGTGACCACCTGGCAGTGGTACAAGCCGCCTGCCGGGACTTCAGTGCCGATTTCCAGACCTTCTTGGGGTTCTCCATCGCTATGACAGTGTCGGTCATCCCTCTGTTGCTCGTCGCTGTCTCGTATGTCCACATCATCCTCTCCGTACTGAAGATCAATTCCAAAGAAGGACGCATGAAAGCTTTTTCAACGTGTACTTCCCATCTGCTTGTGGTGGGCACTTACTACTCCTCCATCGTTGTGGCGTACATGTCCTACAGAGCGGACATCCCCGTTGATGTCCATGTCATGAGCAACgttgtcttctctattttaacTCCCTTATTAAACCCCATCATTTACACTTTACGGAACAAGGAAGTAAAATCTGCAGttaaaaagtctgtttttctg